One genomic window of Quercus lobata isolate SW786 chromosome 9, ValleyOak3.0 Primary Assembly, whole genome shotgun sequence includes the following:
- the LOC115961954 gene encoding uncharacterized protein LOC115961954, producing the protein MNKPEAAGRMVQWAIELSQFDIEYHPRTAIKAQALADFIAEFTLPDEDRITDEVDRWTIQTDSSSAQRKGGVGVVITTPNGEVLKYGVQLKFSATNNEAEYEGILTGLRLRKALGAKNLLIQSNSKLVIGQIRGEYEAKEERMQKYLKLTRHLTQEFDVVEFVQIPRSQNMGADEVSKLASLEEGEISTDLAMEVQKHPSIEEIATFTIQSTDSWITPIISYLQDGYLPQNTEKAKKIKKRAARFTILNDALYKRGFSMPYLKCVDEEEARYILEEIHGGICGDHAGPRSLVNKVVRIGYFWPTMQVDAAEIVKRCDKCQRYGNVQRLLAERLTTIASLWSFAQWGMDIVGPLPQDNGRQLDSQGFKEFCSNLGIKNQFSSPGHPQANGQTEVTNRTLLKIIKTRLDDAKGAWLEELPNVLWAYRTTARTPTGETPFRLTYGTEAVIPVEMGVTSIRRGTFSEGLNDDELRLNLDLLDEVRDSASSKMTKYQKKMAEYYNKKVKLRRLDIGDLVLRKTTTATKDSTQGKLGPTWEGPYRVIHYSRQGSYYLETMDGQRLPRPWNIENLKKYHQ; encoded by the exons ATGAACAAGCCTGAAGCAGCAGGAAGGATGGTCCAATGGGCGATTGAACTTAGTCAATTTGACATCGAGTACCATCCCAGGACGGCGATCAAGGCGCAAGCTTTGGCggacttcatcgcagagttcacTCTCCCAGACGAAGACAGGATTACCGACGAGGTAGATAGATGGACAATACAAACTGATAGTTCGTCAGCTCAGAGGAAggggggagtaggggtcgtCATAACCACCCCTAACGGAGAAGTGCTGAAATATGGGGTCCAATTAAAATTCTCGGCCACCAACAACGAAGCTGAATACGAGGGGATACTGACAGGACTGAGGCTTAGAAAGGCACTTGGTGCTAAAAACTTGTTGATCCAAAGTAATTCAAAGCTAGTGATTGGGCAGATTAGGGGAGAATAcgaagcaaaggaagaaaggatgcagaaatacctcaagTTGACGAGACATCTGACTCAGGAGTTCGATGTAGTGGAGTTCGTGCAGATCCCAAGGAGTCAAAATATGGGGGCTGACGAAGTCTCGAAACTAGCATCATTAGAAGAAGGGGAGATTAGCACAGATCTGGCGATGGAGGTCCAAAAACACCCCAGTATTGAAGAAATTGCAACATTCACCATCCAGAGCACAGACAGTTGGATTACACCCATAATATCCTACCTCCAAGACGGGTACCTCCCTCAGAACACGGAGAAAGctaaaaagatcaagaagaggGCGGCCAGGTTCACGATCCTTAATGACGCcttatacaagagaggcttctctatgcctTACTTGAAGTGTGTCGACGAGGAAGAAGCTAGATACATCCTGGAAGAAATCCACGGAGGAATTTGCGGCGACCACGCTGGCCCCAGATCCCTGGTGAACAAGGTAGTACGAATAGGgtatttttggccaaccatgcaggtaGATGCTGCTGAGATCGTCAAAAGGTGCGACAAGTGCCAGCGATACGGGAATGTGCAACGGCTTCTAGCAGAGAGACTGACGACTATAGCTTCCCTATGGtcattcgcacaatggggaatgGACATCGTCGGCCCACtaccccaag ataaTGGGAGGCAGCTCGACAGCCAAGGCTTCAAAGAATTCTGTTCAAACCTTGGaatcaagaatcagttctcatcCCCGGGGCACCCCCAGGCAAACGGACAGACGGAAGTGACGAACCGAacgctgctcaagattatcaaaaccAGGCTGGACGATGCGAAGGGTGCCTGGCTAGAAGAATTACCTAATGTCCTGTGGGCCTACAGAACCACAGCTAGAACCCCGACAGGAGAGACCCCCTTCAGACTTACCTATGGCACGGAAGCAGTAATCCCAGTAGAGATGGGGGTAACGAGCATCAGACGAGGAACGTTCAGTGAAGGACTCAATGACGATGAACTACGACTTAACCTGGACCTTCTGGACGAAGTAAGAGACAGCGCATCCAGCAAGATGACAAAGTATCAGAAAAAGATGGCCGAATACTACAACAAGAAGGTTAAACTCAGGCGACTGGACATAGGAGACCTCGTCCTGCGCAAGACCACCACAGCAACTAAAGACTCTACCCAAGGAAAGCTGGGTCCTacatgggaaggaccttaccgagtcaTTCATTACTCAAGACAAGGAAGTTACTATCTGGAAACCATGGATGGACAAAGGCTTCCTCGTCCATGGAATAttgagaatttgaaaaaatacCACCAGTAA